One window from the genome of Bacteroidia bacterium encodes:
- a CDS encoding DUF5684 domain-containing protein: MAVIFLILYLGALVLTLASFWKIFTKAGKPGWAAIIPFYNVIVLLEIVRKPIWWFVLFLIPLVSLFIGIITTHQLSKSFGKEVGFTIGLIFLPFIFLPILAFGDAQYIYNEDIAQ, translated from the coding sequence ATGGCAGTTATATTTTTAATTCTGTATTTAGGCGCTTTGGTTCTTACTTTGGCTTCATTTTGGAAAATTTTTACTAAAGCTGGGAAGCCAGGGTGGGCGGCAATCATACCATTCTACAACGTTATTGTTCTATTGGAAATTGTAAGAAAACCTATTTGGTGGTTTGTACTTTTTCTCATTCCCCTCGTGAGTTTATTTATTGGTATTATTACTACTCATCAACTATCAAAAAGTTTCGGTAAAGAGGTAGGCTTTACAATCGGGCTTATATTCTTACCTTTTATATTCCTTCCTATTCTTGCCTTTGGAGATGCTCAATACATTTACAACGAAGATATTGCCCAAA
- a CDS encoding IS5 family transposase, with translation MRAKFTFLSDSQWQYIEKIIGKRRKSKHSLRDIVEAILYLNYTGVQWRNLTYRDIAWQTVYYHFRQFKRRGIWEQILDSLVVEIRIKQGKEASPSLLAIDSQRVKSVQFVSQEVGVDGNKKIKGRKRIFIVDKLGLPFAIKVVAANISDSQAGIAALEQLSGKVPRLQKIAADSGYKGTFITHVEQVYGWEVEIAAKPAGQKGFIPEKNRWQVERAFSFLNFRRRLFREVEKMVESAEAMLQIAFISFIINYL, from the coding sequence ATGAGAGCAAAATTCACTTTTTTAAGCGATTCTCAATGGCAATATATAGAAAAAATCATTGGTAAGCGTAGAAAATCTAAGCACTCTTTGCGAGATATTGTTGAAGCAATATTATATTTGAACTATACGGGCGTGCAGTGGCGAAATTTGACCTACCGAGATATCGCTTGGCAAACGGTTTACTACCATTTTAGACAATTCAAAAGACGAGGGATTTGGGAACAAATCTTGGATAGTCTGGTGGTAGAGATACGCATAAAGCAAGGTAAGGAAGCAAGTCCAAGTTTATTAGCTATTGATAGTCAGCGTGTAAAATCTGTTCAGTTTGTAAGTCAAGAAGTAGGGGTAGATGGTAACAAAAAAATTAAGGGACGGAAACGGATATTTATAGTAGATAAGTTGGGGCTACCTTTTGCTATCAAGGTGGTGGCGGCAAATATCTCTGATAGTCAAGCGGGTATAGCAGCTCTTGAGCAGTTATCAGGCAAAGTACCAAGATTGCAAAAGATAGCTGCTGATAGTGGCTACAAAGGTACTTTCATTACACACGTTGAACAAGTGTATGGTTGGGAGGTGGAAATTGCAGCAAAACCAGCGGGGCAAAAGGGATTTATCCCTGAAAAAAACAGGTGGCAAGTGGAAAGAGCTTTTAGCTTCTTAAATTTTCGCAGAAGATTATTCAGAGAAGTAGAAAAAATGGTAGAATCAGCAGAGGCAATGCTACAAATCGCGTTCATATCGTTTATTATCAATTATCTATAA
- the cas4 gene encoding CRISPR-associated protein Cas4 has translation MTITGSHISMYHACKRELWLNFHNINMEHTSDLVYEGKLISETAYSQRSEKYTELELKAQYKHIPLAAKIDFYDAKNKVVHEVKKSDKLEQAHIAQVQFYLYVLEKNGLQGVSAILEYPKLRQTLPIPALSEEVRSEIETWIQEIEQVLHQKPAPVAVKKTYCKTCSFYDFCFVNE, from the coding sequence ATGACTATCACGGGGTCTCATATTAGCATGTATCATGCGTGCAAACGTGAGTTATGGCTCAATTTCCATAATATCAACATGGAACACACTTCCGACCTCGTTTATGAAGGCAAGCTCATTAGCGAGACAGCCTATTCACAAAGAAGTGAAAAATATACCGAACTTGAACTCAAAGCTCAATACAAACACATTCCTCTTGCGGCAAAGATTGATTTTTACGATGCTAAAAACAAAGTAGTGCATGAAGTCAAAAAATCGGATAAATTGGAGCAGGCTCACATTGCTCAGGTACAGTTTTATTTGTACGTTTTAGAAAAAAACGGCTTACAAGGAGTTTCAGCAATTTTGGAATATCCGAAACTACGTCAAACTCTTCCCATTCCTGCTCTTAGTGAAGAAGTCAGAAGTGAAATAGAAACTTGGATACAAGAAATTGAGCAAGTCCTTCATCAAAAACCTGCTCCTGTGGCAGTCAAGAAAACTTATTGCAAGACTTGTTCTTTCTATGATTTTTGCTTTGTAAATGAGTAG
- the cas3 gene encoding CRISPR-associated helicase Cas3', with translation MCNYIKTFREILQQSPKTEDILIEAENYYAHISDSKAPEKLAEHNSLVQEKFLFLCEQHGLDEVVNKLISDLLENEKNNANLINYVKRLFVNVVVFHDYGKVNENFQVKKMNNSYFKENSQNPLKDHHSALGAYLYIVKHCAEIENSFKEAVQKARLTEYTLAFSYVIFKHHASKLISKEDIIKRFLFSPKEISFLKSYLAKYQFEISDHLAIKLFENNPNIKKINVAWVFEKETRWIEKFSFYALMRLAFSLLTAADYLASCQYANNLTIKDLGVLDRSRIEQIYEFVTKSDFLDKNQEKINFNKYIYQDIDTRDIPPAPQEASKENLNILRKRMAIEVIKNVRENSLCNLFYIEAPTGGGKTNLSLLATLELLKANKNLNKVFYVFPFTTLITQTYRSILENLGLKESEIIELHSKAPFPENEAHDGKYGKEKLNYLDYLFANYPFVLLSHIKFFDIFKTNEKESNYLLHRLANAVVVIDELQSYPPSHWDKIIYFIRNYAEFFNIKFILMSATLPKLDRLTTAARERENLSFVDLLPNVIERYFQNPNFAQRVQFRFDLLEQKEMTFEELAKKVFEKSIELAAIDLGSNKPQNSVFSIVEFIFKRSATQFYYEVARLQETNPFFDEIFVLSGTILEHRRRFIIDFLKNPTNRYKKILLITTQVVEAGVDIDMDLGFKNISLIDSDEQLAGRINRNVGKKGCELYLFKINEPAILYRNDKRYEVTKKLSKEEYTDILEKKDFDKLYKVVLEKIDEWNKTDFAVNFENYKNHVLLLNFEKTHRDFQLIEQKTLSIFVPMSIPVEVFSETELNFLRKANILPDAADKIEGSAVFDLYIELVENKKNDFFTQKIEFKIMQAILAKFTFSIFYSEPMLRKFIPYADIEKTSNQQGELSYGFLYLARYAEIYDECFGLRESEFESSEHCLL, from the coding sequence ATGTGCAATTACATTAAGACTTTTAGAGAAATTTTACAGCAAAGTCCTAAAACAGAAGATATTCTGATTGAAGCAGAAAACTATTATGCCCATATTAGCGATAGCAAAGCTCCTGAAAAACTTGCAGAGCATAATAGTTTGGTTCAGGAGAAGTTTCTATTTTTATGCGAACAACACGGATTAGATGAAGTCGTTAATAAACTTATTTCAGACCTGCTGGAAAATGAAAAAAATAATGCGAATTTAATCAACTATGTAAAAAGGCTTTTTGTGAATGTAGTAGTTTTCCATGATTATGGCAAAGTAAATGAAAATTTTCAGGTAAAAAAGATGAACAATAGCTATTTCAAGGAAAATAGTCAAAATCCTCTTAAAGACCACCATTCTGCATTGGGAGCATATTTGTACATAGTAAAACATTGTGCTGAAATTGAAAATAGCTTCAAAGAAGCAGTTCAAAAAGCAAGACTCACAGAATATACTCTTGCATTTTCATACGTAATTTTCAAACATCACGCTTCAAAACTAATTTCAAAAGAAGACATTATTAAAAGATTTCTTTTCTCTCCGAAGGAAATTTCTTTTCTGAAAAGTTATCTTGCAAAGTATCAATTTGAAATTAGCGACCATTTAGCTATCAAGCTTTTTGAAAATAACCCCAACATCAAAAAAATAAATGTTGCTTGGGTTTTTGAGAAAGAAACTCGTTGGATAGAAAAATTTAGCTTTTATGCCCTGATGCGTTTAGCTTTTTCGTTACTTACCGCTGCTGATTATTTAGCGAGTTGCCAGTATGCCAATAATCTTACTATCAAAGATTTAGGTGTTCTTGACCGAAGTCGCATTGAGCAGATATACGAATTTGTTACTAAAAGTGATTTTTTAGACAAAAACCAAGAAAAAATCAACTTCAATAAGTATATTTATCAAGACATAGATACAAGAGATATTCCTCCTGCTCCGCAAGAAGCAAGTAAAGAAAATTTGAATATTTTACGGAAAAGAATGGCTATTGAAGTTATCAAAAATGTTAGAGAAAATAGCCTTTGCAATCTTTTTTACATTGAAGCCCCCACAGGAGGCGGTAAAACTAACCTTTCGTTACTAGCAACTCTTGAATTATTAAAAGCTAATAAAAACTTGAATAAAGTTTTTTATGTATTTCCATTCACAACGCTTATTACGCAAACTTACAGAAGCATTTTAGAAAATTTGGGATTAAAAGAAAGCGAAATCATTGAACTGCACTCTAAAGCTCCCTTTCCTGAAAATGAAGCTCACGATGGCAAGTATGGCAAAGAAAAATTAAACTACTTGGATTACTTATTTGCCAACTATCCTTTTGTTTTGCTTTCGCATATTAAGTTTTTTGATATTTTCAAAACTAATGAAAAAGAAAGCAATTATTTATTGCATCGTCTTGCTAATGCAGTGGTAGTCATAGACGAGCTACAATCTTATCCTCCCAGCCATTGGGATAAAATAATTTACTTTATTCGCAACTATGCGGAGTTTTTTAATATCAAGTTTATTTTGATGTCTGCTACTTTGCCCAAATTAGATAGACTCACTACCGCTGCAAGAGAAAGAGAAAATCTGAGTTTTGTGGATTTACTTCCAAACGTTATTGAACGCTATTTTCAAAATCCCAATTTTGCTCAAAGAGTACAATTTAGATTTGATTTGTTGGAGCAAAAAGAAATGACTTTTGAAGAATTGGCAAAGAAAGTATTTGAGAAGAGTATTGAGTTAGCAGCAATAGATTTAGGAAGTAACAAGCCTCAAAATAGTGTATTTAGCATAGTTGAGTTTATCTTTAAGAGAAGTGCTACGCAGTTTTACTATGAAGTAGCTAGATTACAAGAAACAAACCCTTTTTTTGATGAGATATTTGTACTTTCGGGGACAATCTTGGAGCATCGTAGAAGGTTTATCATTGATTTTTTGAAAAATCCTACCAATCGGTACAAAAAAATTTTACTTATTACCACACAAGTTGTAGAGGCAGGGGTGGATATAGATATGGATCTGGGATTTAAGAATATTTCTTTAATAGATAGCGACGAACAACTGGCAGGTAGAATAAATCGGAATGTAGGTAAAAAAGGGTGTGAGTTGTATTTATTCAAAATCAATGAGCCTGCGATACTTTACAGAAATGATAAACGCTATGAAGTTACCAAAAAACTTTCAAAAGAGGAATACACCGATATTTTAGAAAAAAAAGATTTTGATAAATTGTACAAAGTAGTTTTAGAGAAAATTGATGAATGGAATAAAACAGATTTTGCTGTAAATTTTGAAAATTACAAAAATCATGTTTTGTTGTTAAACTTTGAGAAAACCCATAGGGATTTTCAGTTGATTGAGCAGAAAACACTTTCTATTTTCGTACCGATGTCTATTCCAGTGGAGGTGTTTTCGGAAACAGAATTGAATTTCCTAAGAAAAGCAAATATTTTACCTGATGCAGCAGATAAAATAGAAGGTTCAGCGGTGTTTGACTTATACATAGAATTAGTAGAAAACAAAAAGAATGATTTTTTCACTCAAAAAATAGAGTTCAAAATCATGCAAGCTATACTTGCTAAATTTACTTTTTCCATTTTTTATAGTGAACCAATGCTCCGAAAGTTTATACCTTATGCCGATATTGAAAAAACATCTAATCAACAGGGAGAATTAAGTTATGGATTTCTGTATTTGGCAAGATATGCTGAAATTTATGATGAATGTTTTGGGTTACGTGAAAGCGAGTTTGAAAGTAGCGAACACTGCCTTTTATGA
- the cas5b gene encoding type I-B CRISPR-associated protein Cas5b, which produces MQKLISIDFQADFGFFRKPDVNATINLSYNMLHKPALLGILGAIIGLEGYKEAQKFPEYYQKLKDIEIGIEPLNHEKGNFTKTLIKYSNTIGYANARENFLAEEATLIKPAYRVYILLNLENSENAKLYEYLKECKAEYLPYFGKNEFYAWWEKESFQEYEFEKAENISENFQVKTLIIKSQSLQNQKAEVIFDIFNYESYTENYIYFERLPTEFDEQLHQYKLSDFAFTTFNLKPDTKLSNLYFLKSKGYYVQLH; this is translated from the coding sequence ATGCAGAAACTAATTTCCATAGATTTTCAAGCAGATTTTGGCTTTTTTCGCAAGCCTGATGTAAATGCCACTATTAACCTTTCCTATAATATGCTCCATAAACCTGCTTTATTGGGCATTCTGGGGGCAATTATTGGTTTGGAAGGCTATAAAGAAGCTCAAAAATTTCCTGAGTACTATCAAAAACTTAAAGATATTGAAATTGGAATAGAGCCGCTCAATCACGAAAAGGGAAATTTTACAAAAACTCTTATCAAATATTCTAACACCATCGGATACGCCAACGCTCGTGAAAATTTTTTAGCAGAAGAAGCTACTCTGATTAAACCTGCTTATAGAGTGTATATTTTACTAAATTTAGAAAACTCCGAAAATGCTAAACTTTACGAATATCTGAAAGAATGCAAGGCTGAATATCTGCCTTATTTCGGCAAAAATGAATTTTATGCTTGGTGGGAAAAAGAAAGTTTTCAAGAGTACGAATTTGAAAAAGCAGAAAACATTTCAGAAAATTTTCAGGTAAAAACACTTATTATAAAGAGCCAGTCCTTACAAAACCAAAAAGCAGAAGTAATTTTTGATATATTCAACTATGAGAGTTACACTGAAAATTACATCTATTTTGAACGCCTACCCACCGAATTTGATGAACAACTTCATCAGTACAAGCTCAGTGATTTTGCTTTCACCACTTTCAACCTAAAACCCGATACAAAGCTATCAAACTTGTATTTTCTCAAGTCAAAGGGCTATTATGTGCAATTACATTAA